The Mercurialis annua linkage group LG8, ddMerAnnu1.2, whole genome shotgun sequence genome window below encodes:
- the LOC126662375 gene encoding mitotic checkpoint protein BUB3.2 has product MTAVLPPPGSGRELSNPPNDGISNLRFSNHSDHLLVSSWDKTVRLYDASSDTLKGEFMHGAAVLDCCFHDDSSGFSACGDNTVRRLLFNSGKEDILGKHEEPVRCIEYSYAAGQVITGSWDRTLKCWDPRGASGQDRTLVGTYKQPERVYSLSLVGNRLVVATAGRHVNIYDLRNMSQPEQRRESSLKYQTRCVRCYPNGTGYALSSVEGRVAMEFFDLSEASQLKKYAFKCHRKSEAGTDIVYPVNAIAFHPVYGTFGTGGCDGFVNIWDGNNKKRLYQYTKYPSSIAALSFSRDGRLLAVASSYTFEEGLKPHEPDAIFVRNVNEIEVKPKPKVLPPA; this is encoded by the exons ATGACAGCCGTTCTCCCGCCGCCGGGATCCGGCCGCGAACTCTCAAATCCACCGAACGACGGAATCTCAAATCTCCGCTTCTCTAACCACAGCGATCACCTCCTCGTTTCCTCCTGGGACAAG ACTGTGAGATTATATGATGCAAGTTCAGATACATTAAAAGGAGAGTTTATGCACGGCGCAGCTGTTCTTGATTGCTGCTTCCATGATGATTCTTCCGGTTTTAGTGCCTGCGGTGATAATACCGTGCGCCG GCTGCTTTTTAACTCTGGCAAGGAAGATATTTTGGGAAAGCATGAAGAACCTGTTCGTTGTATTGAGTACTCTTATGCAGCTG GACAAGTCATCACTGGTAGCTGGGATAGAACATTGAAGTGTTGGGATCCTAGAGGAGCAAGTGGACAAGATCGCACTCTTGTAGGCACATATAAACAACCTGAGCGAGTTTATTCTTTATCTCTTGTTGGAAATCGTTTAGTAGTAGCTACTGCAGGAAGACATGTAAATATATATGATTTGCGGAATATGTCTCAACCTGAGCAACGGAGGGAATCGTCATTGAAATATCAAACTCGATGCGTGCGCTGTTATCCCAATGGAACAG GATATGCTCTTAGTTCAGTCGAGGGAAGGGTTGCAATGGAGTTCTTTGATCTTTCAGAGGCTAGTCAATTGAAAAA ATATGCGTTTAAGTGTCATCGAAAATCAGAAGCTGGAACGGACATTGTATATCCAGTAAATGCTATTGCATTTCACCCTGT CTATGGTACATTTGGAACCGGAGGCTGTGATGGCTTTGTTAACATATGGGATGGGAATAACAAAAAGAGGCTTTACCAG TACACTAAATACCCATCGAGTATTGCTGCACTGTCCTTTAGCAGGGATGGTCGTCTATTGGCCGTGGCATCAAGCTATACTTTCGAAGAGGGATTAAAACC CCACGAACCCGATGCCATTTTCGTACGCAATGTAAACGAAATTGAAGTGAAGCCAAAACCGAAAGTATTGCCTCCAGCATGA
- the LOC126662168 gene encoding uncharacterized protein LOC126662168, which produces MVVCKCRKATKLYCFVHKVPVCGECICFTEHQICVVRTYSEWVIDGEYDWPPNCCSCQAVLEEGNGSQTTRLGCLHVIHTDCLVSHIKSFPSHTAPAGYICPSCSTSIWPPKSVKDSGSRLHSKLKEAIMQTGLEKNLFGNHPVSLPAPPPAFASDPLVSISSSPSMTNNEISIADGKGLPKISVTDIVEIESPSSAGNYLKSSSPVGPGATTRKGGIHADMQNSESVYYADDEDGNRKKYNRRGSIRHKFLRSLLPFWSSALPTLPVTAPPRKDASNLDDVSEGRTRHRSSRMDPRKILLFIAIMACMATMGILYYRIAQRGFGDEQAEDEQR; this is translated from the exons ATGGTGGTCTGCAAATGCCGCAAG GCTACCAAACTATACTGTTTCGTGCACAAGGTTCCGGTTTGTGGGGAATGTATTTGCTTCACGGAGCACCAGATATGCGTG GTTCGGACATACTCTGAGTGGGTAATAGATGGCGAGTATGATTGGCCTCCCAATTGTTGCTCATGCCAAGCTGTGCTCGAAGAGGGGAATGGTTCTCAGACCACTAGATTGGGTTGCCTAC ATGTTATACACACGGACTGTTTGGTTTCACATATCAAGAGCTTTCCTTCGCATACTGCACCGGCTGGATACATATGTCCTTCATGTTCAACATCG ATATGGCCTCCTAAGAGTGTTAAAGATTCAGGATCTCGTCTTCATTCAAAGCTGAAGGAAGCTATCATGCAG ACTGGCCTAGAAAAGAACTTATTTGGAAATCATCCAGTTTCACTTCCAGCACCACCTCCTGCATTTGCCTCAGATCCACTGGTTTCTATTTCTTCATCACCTTCAATGACAAATAATGAAATAAGCATAGCCGATGGAAAAGGGCTTCCTAAAATTTCAGTGACAGATATTGTGGAGATTGAAAGCCCCAGTTCAGCGGGAAACTATTTAAAAAGCTCAAGTCCTGTTGGT CCTGGTGCTACAACAAGAAAGGGCGGTATCCATGCCGACATGCAAAATTCAGAATCTGTATATTATGCAGATGATGAAGATGGGAATCGCAAAAAGTACAATCGTAGGG GCTCAATCCGCCACAAGTTCCTTCGATCATTGCTTCCCTTCTGGTCAAGTGCATTACCAACTTTACCAGTAACTGCACCTCCACGTAAGGATGCATCAAATTTAGATGATGTCTCAGAAGGTCGAACACGACATCGCTCATCAAGAATGGATCCACGAAAAATCCTTCTCTTTATAGCAATTAT GGCCTGTATGGCAACTATGGGGATATTGTATTACAGAATTGCACAACGGGGATTCGGGGACGAGCAGGCAGAAGATGAACAGCGGTAA
- the LOC126660365 gene encoding transcription factor bHLH84-like, translated as MEPIGASLEGEWSSLSGMYTNDEADFMAQLLGNCLDSSSSFGVSSSCNNFWSTNNDNNNNNNTNVYNFSQGSSSCSGGSNFLFSASSSHQDLMSMDLYLGDVNNTASYLIGGEDCSNQETSNGNNGGVEELSGLPDNNLQLKKEDDIAVAELPLMEDKSGSQILKKRSRNAVDKNKRNVRPRKNQKLVSSSSNIDEETNGGHNGPASSSCCSEDDSNASQELGASSSLSSKGTLALNSNGKTRASRGAATDPQSIYARKRRERINERLKVLQNLVPNGTKVDISTMLEEAVAYVKFLQLQIKLLSSDDLWMYAPIAYNGMDIGLDLKLNSLTR; from the exons atggAGCCAATTGGAGCAAGTTTGGAAGGTGAATGGAGTTCTCTAAGCGGAATGTACACTAACGATGAGGCGGATTTCATGGCGCAATTGCTCGGAAATTGCCTCGATTCGAGTTCGAGTTTCGGAGTTTCGTCATCTTGTAATAATTTTTGGTCTACTAATAAcgataacaataataataataatactaatgTGTATAATTTTTCACAAGGAAGTAGTAGTTGTAGTGGTGGGagcaattttcttttttctgctTCATCAAGTCAtcaagatttaatgtcgatggATTTATACTTGGGAGATGTGAATAACACGGCGTCGTATCTCATCGGAGGCGAAGATTGCTCGAATCAAGAAACGAGTAATGGTAATAATGGCGGTGTTGAAGAATTATCCGGCTTGCCGGATAATAACTTGCAACTCAAGAAAGAAGATGACATTGCAGTAGCAGAATTGCCTTTAATGGAAGATAAAAGTGGCAGTCAGATTTTGAAGAAGCGATCACGCAATGCAGTTGAT AAGAACAAGAGAAATGTTAGGCCAAGAAAGAATCAGAAACTTGTTTCAAGCAGTAGCAACATTGATGAAGAAACCAATGGCGGTCATAACGGTCCGGCTTCGAGCAGTTGCTGCTCGGAGGACGACTCGAATGCGTCTCAGGAACTAGGTGCTAGTTCAAGTTTGAGCTCTAAAGGGACCTTAGCTCTTAACTCCAATGGCAAAACAAGAGCTAGCCGCGGCGCGGCCACTGATCCTCAGAGCATATATGCAAgg aaaagaagagaaagaattAATGAGAGGCTTAAGGTTTTGCAGAACCTTGTTCCTAATGGTACAAAG GTCGATATTAGCACAATGCTTGAAGAAGCAGTCGCATATGTGAAGTTCTTGCAGCTCCAAATTAAG CTTCTAAGCTCTGATGATCTATGGATGTATGCACCAATTGCTTACAATGGAATGGACATTGGACTCGATCTCAAGCTCAATTCACTAACACGATGA
- the LOC126660364 gene encoding vacuolar-sorting receptor 1-like, producing MVEMELSRRKSSVLDVKLGFSLMCLMMFSTSVMGRFVVEKNSLRVTSPDKIKGTYDTAIGNFGIPQYGGSMAGAVTYPKDNKKGCKEFDEFGISFKSSPGALPTFVLLDRGDCFFALKVWNAQKGGASAVLVSDDIEEPLITMDTPEEDGSSAKYIENITIPSALIEKSFSEMLKKSISNGDMVNVNLDWREAVPHPDDRVEYELWTNSNDECGVKCDMLMEFVKDFRGPAQILEKGGYTQFTPHYITWYCPQAFTLSRQCKSQCINHGRYCAPDPEQDFSTGYEGKDVVLENLRQLCVFKVANESKKTWAWWDYVTDFQIRCPMKEKKYNKECADNVIKTLGLDIKKVEKCMGDPNADSENAVLKEEQDAQVGKGSRGDVTILPTLVVNSRQYRGKLEKGAVLKAICAGFEETTEPAVCLSGDVETNECLDNNGGCWQDKAANITACKDTFRGRVCECPLVDGVQFKGDGYSHCEVSGPGKCKINNGGCWHESRNGHAFSACSDANNGKCQCPQGFKGDGVNTCEDIDECKDKKACQCPECSCKNTWGSYDCSCSGDLLYIRDHDTCISKRSTEVRSAWAAFWVILIGLGMASGGGYLIYKYRLRSYMDSEIRAIMAQYMPLDSQSEIPNHVNDERA from the exons ATGGTGGAAATGGAGCTAAGTAGGAGAAAAAGTTCAGTTCTTGATGTTAAATTAGGGTTTTCTTTGATGTGTTTGATGATGTTTTCAACTAGTGTAATGGGAAGGTTTGTGGTGGAAAAGAATAGCTTGAGGGTCACGTCTCCTGATAAAATAAAGGGTACTTATGATACTGCAATTGGGAATTTTGGGATACCTCAGTATGGTGGTAGTATGGCTGGTGCAGTTACTTATCCTAAAGATAATAAGAAGGGGTGTAAGGAGTTTGATGAGTTTGGGATTTCTTTTAAGTCTAGCCCTGGTGCTTTGCCCACTTTTGTTTTGTTGGATCGTGGAG ACTGCTTCTTTGCTTTGAAGGTTTGGAATGCCCAGAAGGGTGGGGCTTCTGCAGTGCTTGTTTCCGATGACATTGAGGAACCATTGATCACAATGGACACTCCTGAAGAGGACGGTTCATCGGCTAAGTATATTGAGAACATAACAATACCTTCTGCATTGATTGAGAAGAGCTTTAGCGAAATGTTAAAGAAATCTATAAGCAACGGAGATATGGTTAATGTTAATCTTGATTGGAGAGAAGCTGTTCCACACCCCGATGATCGTGTGGAGTATGAATTATGGACCAACAGCAATGATGAATGTGGGGTGAAATGTGATATGCTGATGGAATTCGTGAAAGATTTCAGGGGTCCAGCACAAATACTCGAGAAGGGTGGTTACACTCAGTTTACACCCCATTATATAACTTGGTACTGCCCTCAGGCATTTACCTTGAGCAGGCAGTGCAAGTCACAGTGCATAAATCATGGAAGATATTGTGCTCCTGATCCTGAGCAGGATTTCAGTACTGGCTATGAAGGGAAAGATGTTGTTCTTGAAAACCTAAGGCAATTGTGTGTCTTTAAAGTTGCGAATGAAAGCAAAAAGACTTGGGCTTGGTGGGACTATGTAACGGATTTCCAAATCAGATGCCCCATGAAGGAAAAAAAGTACAACAAAGAATGTGCTGATAATGTTATCAAAACCCTAG GTCTTGATATAAAAAAGGTTGAGAAATGTATGGGAGACCCAAATGCTGATTCTGAGAATGCTGTTTTAAAAGAAGAGCAAGATGCCCAG GTTGGCAAGGGATCAAGAGGTGATGTCACCATACTGCCTACTCTTGTTGTCAATAGTAGACAATACCGAG GTAAGTTGGAGAAAGGCGCTGTATTGAAGGCCATATGTGCTGGTTTTGAGGAAACAACTGAACCAGCTGTTTGTTTGAGTGGCG ATGTTGAAACTAATGAGTGCTTGGACAATAACGGGGGTTGCTGGCAAGATAAAGCAGCCAACATTACAGCTTGCAAG GATACTTTTCGCGGGAGGGTATGTGAATGTCCCCTTGTTGATGGTGTTCAGTTCAAAGGAGATGGTTACAGCCACTGTGAAG TTAGTGGACCTGGGAAGTGCAAGATAAATAATGGAGGCTGTTGGCATGAATCTCGAAACGGTCATGCTTTCTCTGCTTGTTCG GATGCTAATAATGGTAAATGTCAGTGTCCTCAAGGTTTTAAAGGTGACGGTGTGAACACTTGTGAAG ATATTGATGAATGCAAAGATAAGAAAGCCTGTCAGTGCCCAGAATGTAGCTGCAAAAATACGTGGGGCAGCTATGATTGCTCTTGCAGCGGAGATCTTCTATATATCAGAGACCACGATACCTGCATAA GTAAGAGAAGCACTGAAGTGAGATCAGCATGGGCGGCTTTTTGGGTCATTTTGATCGGCTTGGGAATGGCTTCTGGTGGAGGATATCTGATTTACAAGTATAGATTGAGG TCTTACATGGATTCGGAGATCAGAGCTATCATGGCGCAGTACATGCCACTGGATAGTCAATCAGAAATTCCAAATCATGTCAATGATGaacgtgcatga